The sequence below is a genomic window from Pseudomonas cremoricolorata.
GGTGAGCCTTGCATATCGGCAGTGGTGATGATGCGATTGAAATAGGTATTAATCTTCCAGCTCTGCACATCCTCGATCTGCGCATAGCTATTGGCCAATTCGAGGAGCAAGGTGCGCAATACCCAGTTATTCGCCATGTCCTCCGTCACGGGTGCGAAGTGCCGTTCCATGCCACCATTCAGCGGGTTGAAATACTCCGGTTGGGAATACGGGGTGTGAGCTTGTTGCTCCAGGCGATTACCGTCTGCGAACCACTTGAAGCGGCCAAAGCGACGGTAACGGTACTTGCCCCCATCATTCATGAACTTGTCCAGTTCCAGATGGTTCCAATAGTCTTGAAACGCCGGCCAGCTTGGCGATGTGGCGAAGTCAGTAGCAAGCAGTTGGTTGGTCGAACCGGTGACGAAGCGGTTGTTTTTCAGGCCAAAGATGGCCTTGTCGTAAGTGGCATGCAGGGTCATGAGCATTCCTGTTTCAGTCTTTATTGGGCCAGGCTGGCCGGAAAGTTCAGGCGTTGCGCGATACTGCGGTAGTAATCGGCAGCGATGTTGTAGCGAATCAGGCAACCCCTGCAGATCTCTTCAAGCGCAGCCGGCGATGCTTCGATCAGCGGGACGATGACCCGGTTGAGCAACTGCTTGCCATGGTTGGCATCGATCTTTACATGCATGTGGTGGTAGTAGATGGCTTGCTCAGGCACCCCGAGGCGACGCATGGCCTTGACGGTGCGGGAGAACCGATAAGGGGCAGTGTGTTCCAGGATCGTCAGTGCACCCAGCAGACGCGGATGATATTGCCGGCGCAGGGCATACATCAGCAGGATGTTGCCGTTCTTCAAGGCTTCGAAGGGTGCTTCAACAACCGTTTCTGGTAAGGCGGAAAACGCCTGCAGGCGCTGAGCCGAATCCTTGAATAACAGCGTGTGCATCTCGTTGAGTTGGCCCAGGCCCATCTCGTCCCAGAAGTTCTCCGCCA
It includes:
- a CDS encoding 2OG-Fe dioxygenase family protein — protein: MTLHATYDKAIFGLKNNRFVTGSTNQLLATDFATSPSWPAFQDYWNHLELDKFMNDGGKYRYRRFGRFKWFADGNRLEQQAHTPYSQPEYFNPLNGGMERHFAPVTEDMANNWVLRTLLLELANSYAQIEDVQSWKINTYFNRIITTADMQGSPVPEGRHRDGVKFSCLFMADCQSIAGGETTLFDIMHQQPIHVGTLAAAGQMLVFRDDTVFHDTTPIKISGEAQQGHRDLLVIEFY
- a CDS encoding iron-containing redox enzyme family protein; translated protein: MLHHNELQPQMSWQLPTFNTVPTQQVLNDFYLREIAEPWDFKRAPRNDEYITIHRLEHQWNQYEEGRADCANLPSTAAEFLIWYQTLHQEHRREVAPFFEYLAERSSLAELNFYIAMEEQVDGRFDDVIALAQLGMSGDMKMALAENFWDEMGLGQLNEMHTLLFKDSAQRLQAFSALPETVVEAPFEALKNGNILLMYALRRQYHPRLLGALTILEHTAPYRFSRTVKAMRRLGVPEQAIYYHHMHVKIDANHGKQLLNRVIVPLIEASPAALEEICRGCLIRYNIAADYYRSIAQRLNFPASLAQ